A genomic stretch from Chroococcidiopsis sp. SAG 2025 includes:
- a CDS encoding SDR family oxidoreductase — protein sequence MNLDAFALADVGVKSQCEVAIEETIAQFGKLNILVNNAAFQQTQYKFEEIPEDQIRRVFEVNILGYFFMAQAAVPHLHERDVIVNTGSTTALMGNPMPVDYSSTKGAIHVFAKSLALNLAERKIRVNAVVPGPVWTPIIPTRSSDPDAVSKFDAQSAMQRPGQPEELAPVYVLLASSDGSFMTGSLVEVSGGIVTVG from the coding sequence ATGAATTTAGATGCGTTTGCCCTGGCAGATGTGGGAGTTAAAAGTCAGTGTGAGGTGGCGATCGAAGAAACAATTGCTCAGTTTGGCAAGCTGAATATTCTCGTCAACAATGCTGCTTTCCAGCAAACCCAGTACAAATTTGAAGAAATCCCAGAAGACCAGATCCGTCGCGTTTTTGAAGTTAATATTTTGGGCTATTTCTTCATGGCGCAAGCCGCAGTGCCCCATCTTCACGAGAGAGATGTAATTGTCAACACAGGTAGCACAACGGCACTGATGGGGAATCCCATGCCGGTAGATTATAGCTCCACCAAAGGCGCAATTCATGTATTTGCAAAATCGCTAGCGCTCAATCTTGCTGAGCGCAAAATTCGCGTCAATGCGGTTGTTCCTGGACCCGTTTGGACTCCGATCATTCCCACTAGATCTTCTGATCCTGATGCAGTGTCGAAGTTTGACGCACAATCGGCGATGCAGCGCCCCGGTCAACCCGAAGAGCTAGCGCCCGTCTACGTACTGCTGGCATCAAGCGACGGCAGCTTTATGACGGGTAGTTTGGTCGAAGTCAGTGGCGGTATTGTCACAGTTGGTTAA
- a CDS encoding plastocyanin/azurin family copper-binding protein, whose amino-acid sequence MSNLLKSVARAVKAIALMVLIMACAFNLMSGAAWASAAKVLIAEKQGKPVFEPATVTIKSGDYVEWSNNLTAGTACNVVFDQVKFNRYPTPADENQIADSELFSYLSHQELLNNPKESFRKDFNVPAGEYTYVCEPYENAGVTGKVVVQSN is encoded by the coding sequence ATGTCGAATCTACTCAAATCTGTTGCTCGTGCAGTGAAAGCGATCGCGCTGATGGTTTTAATCATGGCTTGTGCATTCAATCTAATGTCCGGTGCTGCTTGGGCTTCTGCGGCAAAAGTTTTGATCGCTGAAAAACAAGGAAAACCTGTATTTGAACCTGCTACCGTCACGATCAAATCTGGAGATTATGTTGAGTGGAGCAACAATCTGACTGCGGGTACCGCTTGTAATGTTGTCTTCGATCAGGTCAAATTTAATCGCTATCCAACTCCTGCTGACGAAAATCAGATAGCAGATAGCGAACTGTTCAGTTACCTTTCGCATCAAGAGCTACTGAATAACCCAAAAGAATCGTTTCGCAAAGACTTTAATGTGCCGGCTGGAGAGTACACATATGTCTGTGAGCCTTACGAAAATGCAGGGGTAACAGGCAAAGTTGTGGTGCAATCTAATTAG
- a CDS encoding SDR family oxidoreductase yields MRLIQEAEAKGLFLKANITQASDVKQLMNTVVEKYGRLDCTFNNAAIEGTLEPFIELPEAESDKVIATNLKSVWLCMKYEIQQMLEQGGGAIVNTSSMAGLVGFPNMAPYVAAKHGVLGLTRSVALEYASSGIRINAVYPGVIDNAGQSARMLDKYGQDKDDVAKQNPSGRLGTPEEIANAVLFLCSDQSLFITGHPLSVDGGYVAR; encoded by the coding sequence GTGCGGTTAATTCAAGAAGCCGAAGCTAAAGGATTGTTTTTGAAAGCCAATATAACGCAGGCAAGCGATGTTAAACAGTTAATGAACACTGTAGTTGAGAAATACGGTCGGCTCGATTGTACGTTTAATAATGCGGCAATCGAAGGCACATTAGAACCCTTTATCGAACTACCAGAAGCAGAGTCTGATAAGGTGATTGCCACCAACCTCAAAAGTGTGTGGCTGTGCATGAAGTATGAGATTCAGCAGATGCTCGAGCAGGGTGGAGGCGCGATCGTTAATACTTCCTCAATGGCAGGACTGGTTGGCTTTCCAAACATGGCTCCCTATGTTGCAGCTAAGCATGGCGTTTTGGGATTAACGCGATCGGTAGCATTGGAATATGCTTCTTCTGGTATTCGCATCAATGCTGTATACCCTGGTGTGATTGACAATGCCGGACAATCAGCTCGGATGTTGGACAAATATGGACAGGACAAAGACGACGTTGCCAAACAAAACCCTAGCGGTCGCTTAGGTACACCCGAAGAAATTGCTAACGCCGTTCTGTTTCTTTGCTCAGATCAATCGTTATTCATCACTGGGCATCCACTAAGTGTTGATGGCGGTTATGTCGCACGGTGA
- a CDS encoding SDR family NAD(P)-dependent oxidoreductase produces the protein MKSTESRPKSGDLPAQTLDYPGGQSDMQVQPDYDMSKYRAAGKLVDKVAIITGADSGIGQAVAIAFAMEGADVAVLYNKNDDDADTTRQHVEKYGRRCHLIKADVAGQTHHVNKVGNY, from the coding sequence ATGAAGAGCACTGAATCACGACCTAAATCTGGCGATCTTCCTGCTCAGACGCTCGACTATCCAGGCGGACAATCGGATATGCAAGTGCAACCTGACTACGATATGTCTAAATATCGAGCCGCAGGTAAACTAGTTGATAAAGTTGCCATTATCACAGGTGCAGATTCCGGTATTGGACAGGCAGTGGCGATTGCCTTTGCAATGGAAGGCGCAGATGTCGCAGTGTTGTACAACAAGAACGACGATGATGCTGACACGACTCGCCAACACGTGGAAAAGTATGGGCGGCGCTGCCATCTTATTAAGGCAGATGTGGCAGGGCAAACGCATCATGTCAATAAGGTAGGAAATTACTAG
- a CDS encoding NAD-dependent epimerase/dehydratase family protein, with the protein MKVLVTGATGYAGFYAAIALRQAGHHVYGLVRDNNKPRAKDLQRYEIELAIGNIKQPETYRKYLENSDVLIHAMMDFQAPQEADLKLFETLRQVAQATPRKRLFIYTTGCSIYGKRPERVMDETTPANPEHKLAYRMDMEQELFAMPILDCHKVVLRPGFMYGLDGHSSVSATWFGMGEQGKAIYRGDREKGWSWVHISDLAEAYVRVAESGAAIDGEIFCVADEQRPKCVAVMQACLKAAGYKGAIEFAPPQEDDLTSVWFDQNEFITSRKAYRLLGWSPRHTGIVDEIETYYAAWKASQSSNGKV; encoded by the coding sequence ATGAAAGTATTAGTAACTGGTGCAACTGGGTATGCCGGATTCTATGCCGCGATCGCCCTGCGCCAAGCCGGACATCATGTGTATGGCTTGGTGCGCGATAACAACAAACCTCGTGCTAAAGACTTGCAGCGCTATGAGATAGAGTTGGCGATCGGCAACATCAAACAGCCTGAAACTTACCGCAAGTACCTCGAAAACAGCGATGTGCTGATCCACGCAATGATGGATTTTCAAGCTCCACAAGAAGCAGATTTGAAGCTGTTTGAAACGCTCAGGCAAGTGGCACAAGCAACGCCGAGAAAGCGATTGTTCATTTACACCACAGGCTGCTCGATCTATGGCAAACGTCCAGAACGGGTGATGGATGAAACCACACCTGCCAACCCCGAACATAAACTTGCCTACCGCATGGACATGGAGCAAGAGCTGTTCGCCATGCCAATTCTCGACTGTCACAAAGTCGTCTTACGTCCCGGCTTCATGTATGGGCTAGACGGACATTCCAGCGTTAGTGCCACTTGGTTTGGGATGGGAGAACAGGGTAAAGCAATTTATCGGGGCGATCGCGAGAAGGGCTGGAGTTGGGTTCACATCAGCGATCTGGCAGAAGCGTATGTGCGCGTAGCTGAAAGTGGTGCGGCGATTGATGGTGAAATCTTTTGCGTCGCCGATGAGCAGCGCCCCAAGTGTGTGGCAGTGATGCAAGCTTGTCTTAAAGCCGCAGGCTACAAAGGCGCGATCGAGTTTGCCCCGCCGCAAGAAGACGATTTAACCAGTGTTTGGTTTGATCAGAATGAGTTCATCACCTCCCGCAAGGCATACCGCCTTCTAGGCTGGAGTCCGCGTCATACCGGGATCGTTGATGAGATTGAAACTTACTATGCAGCTTGGAAAGCAAGTCAATCTAGCAACGGCAAAGTGTAA
- a CDS encoding ester cyclase — MNRESKQYRNQLQLNRVFRQFLPTLLLLVVSLLTFSSIVTIQGQPVRSASTSSMLEQNKAVIRRYYDELINQGNFDVADELIATDLVQHSKGTAQGREGIVQEMQNSHNVFSNFNIKIDDLIAENDKVVVRATVSGVHAGTWMNITATRKPVQFPSIDIFRVVDGKLQEHWDVTDRFGLMQQLEAASAPS; from the coding sequence ATGAATCGCGAGTCAAAACAGTATCGAAATCAGTTGCAACTCAATCGAGTTTTTAGGCAATTCCTGCCAACTCTACTCTTGCTAGTTGTCAGCCTGCTCACCTTTAGCAGCATCGTTACAATTCAGGGTCAACCTGTTCGCTCGGCTTCGACAAGCTCAATGCTGGAGCAGAATAAAGCGGTAATTCGCCGTTATTATGACGAGCTAATTAATCAAGGCAACTTTGACGTTGCAGACGAACTGATTGCCACTGATCTAGTGCAACATAGCAAGGGCACTGCTCAAGGTCGAGAAGGTATTGTCCAGGAAATGCAGAACAGCCACAACGTCTTTTCTAACTTCAATATCAAGATCGATGATTTGATCGCGGAGAACGATAAAGTTGTGGTTCGAGCAACAGTCAGTGGCGTTCATGCAGGTACCTGGATGAATATTACTGCAACTAGAAAACCAGTTCAATTTCCCAGTATAGATATTTTTCGAGTCGTTGACGGCAAGCTGCAAGAACACTGGGACGTGACCGATCGCTTCGGGTTGATGCAGCAGCTTGAGGCAGCATCCGCGCCTTCATGA